The DNA region AATAATCCAAGTCACTGCTGCGCCAACGATGGTTAGGCTCGTAGCCATATCAAAACCAAGTTGAACATTATCAAACCATGAACTCATTTTTTTCCCTTAAATGTCATTTGCCTATGTGCACAAACAGTAATAACGGATTAAACAACGAATGTCATCACGAAAATAACCAAAAGGTAACAAAAGTCACATTAATAACCGGAAAAAAAGTCTTTTTTAGTACATTAAAAAATTATCAACCACTATTAAATAACAATATAATCAGTACATTAAAATTTTATTGTAGCAAATATACTGTTACATAATATCAAATATATCAACTGAGTAATAAGTGAGCTAATTAAAAATTATTTTATCGTAATCATTATATTTATCGATTCAAAATCAACAACTAAAAAACATCATATTTAAGTATTAAATTACTATTTTTGCCCCTTTATGAAATTTTTTAAATTCGATAAATTAGGAATTTTCTGTAGTGATTCAGAATGATGAAAAGTTGAGGTTATTAAAAGCGATTGAGTGCTAAAAAGCATAATAGAAAATAGAAAATAGAAAATAGAAAATAGAAAAGGAGGATATAGTTGGTGTTAATGATTGAGCATTATCGCATCAACTTTCTTAAAAATTTTTAAATTGGAATCCGTACCAGGATTTAAACTCAGGGTTTGGAATCAACCAAACTAATCTACTACTTTTAAGTTAGTTTCGTTTCATGGTTAACCAATATAAACGTTAGATACATTTTTGTCGGCAACGATAACACCATACCAAAAGCCACACACATTGCACTAATCATGATGCCATTAATACCCATCATCTCAATGGTATTACTGAAGTTATGGCAATAAATACCTAACAAGATTAAGCTAATCCCTACCGATATACATATTTTTAATATCAAAATTATTTTGGTATCAGACATGAACACCTCGCAGTCATCATTATTATATCCAATGAGTATAATGATTCGTTTTACGGTGATAAGTGTTGATGAAGATCATAAAAACATCGAGAGAGGATCGAACCAACTAATAAAGTGAGTCAGATCTTAAATAGAAAAGGCAGAGTTGGTCTTGTTGTCTCTTATCTGGGCATATCGTTAATCAATGGACTTGTAATCGGATAAAGTAAATATAAATTAGTTACTTGTGAACTCGAGCTGATATGAATAAGGGATAAATCACTAAATTATAGATACAAAAAAGCGCAAACAGTCGCTAAACCATTTGCGCTATCTTACAAAGTAAGAGTTACTCAGCTACTACGTTAGCAGCTTGAGGGCCTTTTTGGCCTTGCTCAACTTCGAAAGAAACTTTTTGGCCTTCAGCTAAAGTTTTGAAACCTTCTGAAGTGATTGAACGGAAATGAACGAACACATCAGCGCCGCCATTATCAGGAGTAATAAAGCCAAAACCTTTATCTTCGTTAAACCATTTTACTAAACCAGTTGTTTTATTAGACATTTTGTGTCCCTTATATATTTAAATTTAATCAATCTGTCGCGAAAATGCGATGCGCTCAAGCTTGAATTATTGAATGTCACGATGAAGCTAAGGGAAACACAGAGGATAACAACGATAACGCAGAGATTCTAAGGCTTTTCTTTTACTTGATGTTCATTAATAACTCTGAATGTCAGAGCAGGCTGTATAATACCTTGGTTTCAAGTATTGTAAAGGTTTATTTTGAAAAATATGACATTTATTGTATTGATGATGGATATTCAATGCTCTGATTATCTACTATC from Shewanella polaris includes:
- the cspE gene encoding cold-shock protein gives rise to the protein MSNKTTGLVKWFNEDKGFGFITPDNGGADVFVHFRSITSEGFKTLAEGQKVSFEVEQGQKGPQAANVVAE